From a region of the Streptomyces venezuelae genome:
- a CDS encoding exonuclease SbcCD subunit D, whose amino-acid sequence MKFLHTSDWHLGRAFHRVNLLGAQAVFVDHLIETVREHEVDAVLVAGDVYDRAVPPLPAVELYDRALHRLADLGVPTVMISGNHDSARRLGVGAGLIGRAGIHLRTDPAGCADPVVLADVHGDVALYGLPYLEPALVKDQFGTDRVSHEAVLGAAMDRIRADLASRPPGTRSIVLAHAFVTGGQASDSERDITVGGVEAVPASVFDGVDYAALGHLHGSQTINERVRYSGSPLAYSFSEADHRKTMWLIELGARGEIATAERIGTPVPRTLARLRGRLEDLLGDPAHQVHEDAWVEATLTDPVRPDDPMARLAARFPHTLALAFEPEGRQDDTGASYAQRLKGRSDQEIAEDFVAHVRGGGQADEAERAVLQTAFDDVRADDSHRETHR is encoded by the coding sequence GTGAAGTTCCTGCACACCTCCGACTGGCACCTCGGCCGGGCCTTCCACCGGGTCAACCTGCTCGGTGCCCAGGCGGTCTTCGTCGACCACCTGATCGAGACCGTCCGCGAGCACGAGGTCGACGCCGTCCTCGTCGCCGGTGACGTCTACGACCGGGCCGTGCCCCCGCTGCCCGCCGTCGAGCTCTACGACCGGGCCCTGCACCGCCTCGCCGACCTGGGCGTCCCCACCGTGATGATCTCCGGCAACCACGACTCCGCGCGCCGGCTCGGCGTCGGCGCCGGGCTGATCGGCCGGGCCGGGATCCACCTGCGTACCGACCCGGCCGGCTGCGCCGACCCCGTCGTCCTGGCCGACGTACACGGTGACGTGGCGCTGTACGGACTGCCGTACCTGGAGCCCGCCCTGGTCAAGGACCAGTTCGGCACGGACAGGGTGAGCCACGAGGCCGTCCTCGGCGCCGCCATGGACCGGATCCGCGCCGACCTCGCGTCCCGCCCGCCCGGTACCCGTTCGATCGTCCTCGCGCACGCCTTCGTCACGGGCGGACAGGCCAGCGACAGCGAACGCGACATCACCGTCGGCGGGGTCGAAGCCGTGCCGGCCTCCGTCTTCGACGGCGTGGACTACGCCGCCCTGGGCCACCTCCACGGCAGCCAGACGATCAACGAACGGGTCCGCTACTCCGGTTCCCCGCTCGCCTACTCCTTCTCCGAGGCGGACCACCGCAAGACGATGTGGCTGATCGAACTCGGTGCGCGGGGCGAGATCGCCACGGCCGAGCGGATCGGCACCCCCGTCCCGCGCACCCTCGCACGGCTCCGGGGACGGCTGGAGGACCTGCTGGGCGACCCGGCGCACCAGGTCCACGAGGACGCCTGGGTGGAGGCCACCCTCACCGACCCGGTCCGCCCCGACGACCCCATGGCCCGGCTCGCCGCACGCTTCCCGCACACCCTCGCCCTCGCCTTCGAACCCGAGGGCCGCCAGGACGACACCGGCGCCTCCTACGCCCAGCGGCTCAAGGGCCGCAGCGACCAGGAGATCGCCGAGGACTTCGTCGCCCACGTCCGCGGCGGCGGCCAGGCGGACGAGGCCGAACGGGCCGTCCTCCAGACGGCCTTCGACGACGTACGGGCCGACGACAGCCACCGGGAGACCCACCGATGA
- a CDS encoding DUF885 domain-containing protein: MSETLHNGSATRLPRQVADAYVDGLIALDPITGTYLGVAASSSKLPDFSPAGRAALAELIRETLTHLDSAESAPGADSDAERRCARLLRERLTAELAVIEADEDLCAVSNIHSPAHSVREIFSLTPADTDEDWTAIAERLRAVPAAFDGYRESLGLGLERGLYGGPRATTTMIGQLTTWAGQDGSEAPFFEGFVAAGPDALRTELDAAAAAATAAVVALRDWMAAVYAPAVEGKPDTVGRERYARWARFFNGTDLDLEEAYAYGWSEYHRLLAEMKSEAARILPGAGPWEVLKHLDEHGTHIEGVDEVQAWLQGLMDEAIENLDGTHFELAERVREVESRIAPPGGPAAPYYTSPSEDFSRPGRTWLPTMGLTRFPVYDLVSTWYHEGVPGHHLQLAQWTHVADQLSRYQATVGMVSANAEGWALYAERLMDELGYLKDAEQRLGYLDCQMMRAARVIVDIGMHVGLEIPADSPFHPGEKWTVDLAQEFFGLHSGRPADFVESELTRYLSMPGQAIGYKLGERAWLLGRDNARAAHGDSFDLKAWHMAALSQGSLGLDDLVDELSKL, encoded by the coding sequence ATGTCAGAGACCCTCCACAACGGCAGTGCAACCCGGCTGCCCCGCCAGGTGGCCGACGCGTACGTCGACGGCCTCATCGCCCTCGACCCGATCACGGGCACCTACCTCGGTGTCGCCGCGAGTTCGAGCAAGCTCCCGGACTTCTCCCCGGCGGGCCGTGCAGCCCTGGCCGAGCTGATCCGCGAGACCCTCACGCACCTCGACTCCGCAGAGTCGGCGCCCGGCGCCGACAGCGACGCCGAACGCCGCTGCGCCCGGCTGCTGCGCGAGCGCCTCACGGCCGAGCTCGCCGTGATCGAGGCCGACGAGGACCTCTGCGCGGTCAGCAACATCCACAGCCCCGCGCACTCCGTCCGTGAGATCTTCTCCCTGACCCCGGCCGACACCGACGAGGACTGGACGGCGATCGCGGAGCGCCTGCGCGCCGTGCCCGCCGCCTTCGACGGCTACCGCGAGAGCCTCGGACTCGGCCTGGAGCGCGGCCTGTACGGTGGCCCCCGCGCCACCACCACCATGATCGGCCAGCTCACCACCTGGGCCGGCCAGGACGGATCCGAGGCGCCCTTCTTCGAGGGCTTCGTCGCCGCCGGTCCGGACGCCCTGCGCACCGAACTGGACGCCGCGGCCGCCGCCGCGACCGCCGCCGTCGTCGCACTGCGCGACTGGATGGCCGCGGTGTACGCCCCGGCCGTCGAGGGCAAGCCCGACACCGTGGGCCGTGAGCGCTACGCCCGCTGGGCGCGTTTCTTCAACGGCACCGACCTGGACCTGGAAGAGGCGTACGCCTACGGCTGGTCGGAGTACCACCGCCTGCTCGCCGAGATGAAGTCCGAGGCGGCCAGGATCCTGCCGGGCGCCGGCCCCTGGGAGGTGCTCAAGCACCTGGACGAGCACGGCACCCACATCGAGGGCGTGGACGAGGTCCAGGCCTGGCTGCAGGGCCTGATGGACGAGGCCATCGAGAACCTCGACGGCACGCACTTCGAACTGGCCGAGCGCGTCCGCGAGGTGGAGTCCCGCATCGCCCCGCCGGGCGGCCCCGCGGCCCCATACTACACCTCCCCCTCCGAGGACTTCTCCCGCCCGGGCCGGACCTGGCTGCCCACGATGGGCCTGACCCGCTTCCCCGTGTACGACCTGGTGTCCACCTGGTACCACGAGGGTGTGCCCGGCCACCACCTGCAGCTGGCCCAGTGGACGCATGTGGCGGACCAGCTCTCCCGCTACCAGGCCACCGTCGGCATGGTCAGTGCCAATGCCGAGGGCTGGGCGCTGTACGCGGAGCGGCTGATGGACGAGCTGGGCTACCTCAAGGACGCCGAGCAGCGCCTGGGATACCTGGACTGCCAGATGATGCGTGCGGCGCGGGTCATCGTGGACATCGGCATGCACGTGGGCCTGGAGATCCCGGCGGACTCGCCGTTCCACCCGGGCGAGAAGTGGACGGTCGACCTGGCGCAGGAGTTCTTCGGCCTGCACAGTGGCCGGCCGGCCGACTTCGTCGAGAGCGAGCTGACCCGCTACCTGTCGATGCCGGGACAGGCGATCGGCTACAAGCTGGGTGAGCGGGCCTGGCTCCTGGGCCGGGACAACGCGCGTGCCGCGCACGGCGACTCCTTCGACCTGAAGGCCTGGCACATGGCGGCGCTGTCGCAGGGTTCCCTGGGACTGGACGATCTGGTGGACGAGCTGTCGAAGCTCTGA
- a CDS encoding GNAT family N-acetyltransferase yields MTDRNPTPAHRAHRHHWRRDVVELAAMFCAVAVADAIANLVVHGPRGPVLLVASAVALLVTAAFHTWWARRHSHAPPPGSTAPTGPEPSPPKGSGATAATTAAATTAPVSSTTLWRMRTTVRDEPGSLAVLCTALARNGADILTLQTHPLPEGGTVDEFLLRAPQELPSAELTRAISRAGGHSTWIERADAHDLVDTPTRVLGLATRTALDAAELPLALRQLLGRCTIHSIPATTLSGRPNAGADAPVEGVLEATVMRLRDPSGGAITVERPYLPFTPTEFARARALVELDARLGPRVPRSQDVLTLPEGNEITVRRADGSDQAAALAMHDRCSERTLSLRYHGPVHDADRYLGHLLSPRFGRTLAATTASGKLVALGHLLWDGDETEVALLIEDDWQRRGIGSELLRRLLAMAVEAGCDSVYAVTQASNTGMVAAMRGLGLPLDYQIEEGTLVITARLDAAPAGSRLPYELPRVLPQEFPHEQPAPRHRR; encoded by the coding sequence ATGACTGACCGTAACCCCACCCCCGCCCACCGTGCCCACCGTCACCACTGGCGCCGCGACGTCGTCGAACTCGCCGCGATGTTCTGCGCCGTCGCGGTCGCCGACGCCATCGCCAATCTCGTCGTGCACGGCCCGAGGGGCCCGGTGCTGCTCGTGGCCTCGGCCGTCGCACTCCTGGTGACGGCCGCCTTCCACACCTGGTGGGCACGCCGCCACAGCCATGCGCCCCCGCCGGGGAGCACAGCCCCGACCGGTCCGGAGCCGTCCCCGCCGAAGGGCTCCGGCGCCACGGCGGCCACGACCGCGGCGGCCACGACAGCTCCCGTCAGCAGCACCACCCTCTGGCGGATGCGCACGACCGTGCGGGACGAGCCGGGCTCCCTCGCCGTCCTCTGCACCGCCCTCGCCCGCAACGGCGCCGACATCCTCACCCTCCAGACGCACCCGCTCCCCGAGGGCGGCACGGTCGACGAGTTCCTGCTGCGCGCCCCGCAGGAACTGCCCTCCGCCGAGCTCACCCGCGCGATCTCCCGGGCCGGCGGCCACAGCACCTGGATCGAGCGCGCCGACGCCCACGACCTGGTGGACACCCCGACGCGGGTCCTCGGCCTCGCCACCCGCACCGCCCTGGACGCCGCCGAGCTGCCGCTCGCCCTGCGCCAGCTGCTCGGCCGCTGCACGATCCACTCGATCCCGGCGACCACCCTCTCCGGCCGCCCCAACGCCGGCGCGGACGCGCCGGTCGAGGGCGTCCTGGAGGCCACGGTCATGCGGCTGCGCGACCCCTCGGGCGGTGCGATCACCGTGGAGCGGCCCTACCTTCCCTTCACTCCGACCGAGTTCGCCCGGGCCCGCGCCCTCGTCGAGCTCGACGCCCGGCTCGGCCCGCGCGTCCCGCGCAGTCAGGACGTACTGACCCTGCCCGAGGGCAACGAGATCACCGTGCGCCGCGCCGACGGCTCCGACCAGGCCGCGGCCCTCGCCATGCACGACCGCTGCTCCGAGCGCACCCTGTCGCTGCGCTACCACGGCCCGGTCCACGACGCCGACCGCTACCTCGGCCACCTGCTGAGCCCGCGCTTCGGCCGCACGCTCGCCGCGACCACCGCCTCCGGGAAGCTCGTCGCCCTCGGCCACCTGCTGTGGGACGGCGACGAGACCGAGGTCGCCCTGCTCATCGAGGACGACTGGCAGCGCCGCGGCATCGGTTCCGAGCTGCTGCGCCGGCTCCTCGCGATGGCCGTCGAGGCCGGCTGCGACAGCGTGTACGCCGTCACCCAGGCCTCCAACACCGGCATGGTCGCCGCCATGCGCGGCCTCGGCCTCCCCCTCGACTACCAGATCGAGGAGGGCACCCTGGTGATCACGGCCAGGCTGGACGCGGCCCCGGCCGGCTCCCGGCTGCCCTACGAACTTCCCCGCGTGCTCCCGCAGGAGTTCCCGCACGAGCAGCCGGCCCCGCGGCACCGCCGTTGA
- a CDS encoding alkaline phosphatase D family protein: protein MASIPHTRRSLIGGSLALSSALIASPALAVPAFARSGRPGALWGVQSGEITAHSATVWTRSDRLARMYVETSPSEAFRYAVRRHRGPLLGPASDFTGTTVLRDLPPGRQVHYRVVLTDPDDPRRSSAPVHGTFRTTPVSRRHDVRFLWSGDLAGQGWGINPDIGGYRVFEEMRLRNPDFFLFSGDTIYADGPINATAPLRDGSLWRNVTTEEKAKVAETLAEFRGNFRYNLLDRNLLGFNAQVPVLAQWDDHEVRNNWYPGQLIDDPRYTVKEADTLAARARQAFGEYFPVTDLRGGRAEGRMYRVMRYGPLLDVFVLDMRTYRNANSPGTQAEDPIGILGPEQLAWIKRELSRSRATWKVIAADMPLGIVVPDGAANFEAVAQGDPGAPLGRELQIAELLRHIKHQRITGTLWVTADVHYTAANHYAPERAAFTDFAPFWEFVSGPIGAGGFPAGRLDATFGPETAFVQSAPFANMSPSENPPYYGEVDIDGDSGELTVRLRRQGGDVLFTRTLQPGRVGQ from the coding sequence ATGGCATCGATCCCGCACACCCGACGGTCCCTCATCGGCGGTTCCCTCGCCCTGTCCTCCGCGCTGATCGCCTCCCCGGCGCTCGCCGTCCCCGCCTTCGCCCGCTCCGGCCGGCCGGGTGCGCTCTGGGGCGTACAGTCCGGCGAGATCACCGCCCACTCGGCCACCGTGTGGACCCGTTCCGACCGTCTGGCGCGGATGTACGTCGAGACCTCCCCGAGCGAGGCGTTCCGCTACGCCGTACGGCGCCACCGCGGCCCACTGCTCGGCCCGGCGAGCGATTTCACCGGCACCACCGTGCTGCGCGACCTGCCGCCCGGCCGGCAGGTCCACTACCGGGTCGTCCTGACCGATCCGGACGACCCCCGCCGCAGCTCCGCGCCGGTCCACGGCACCTTCCGCACGACCCCCGTCTCCCGCCGCCACGACGTGCGCTTCCTGTGGTCCGGCGACCTGGCGGGCCAGGGCTGGGGCATCAACCCCGACATCGGCGGCTACCGCGTCTTCGAGGAGATGCGGCTGCGCAACCCCGACTTCTTCCTCTTCAGCGGGGACACGATCTACGCCGACGGGCCGATCAACGCCACCGCCCCGCTGCGCGACGGCAGCCTCTGGCGCAACGTCACCACCGAGGAGAAGGCGAAGGTCGCCGAGACGCTCGCCGAGTTCCGCGGGAACTTCCGCTACAACCTGCTCGACCGCAACCTGCTCGGCTTCAACGCCCAGGTCCCCGTCCTCGCCCAGTGGGACGACCACGAGGTGCGCAACAACTGGTACCCCGGCCAGCTCATCGACGACCCCCGGTACACGGTCAAGGAGGCCGACACCCTCGCCGCCCGCGCCCGCCAGGCCTTCGGGGAGTACTTCCCCGTCACCGACCTGCGCGGAGGGCGCGCCGAGGGCCGGATGTACCGGGTGATGCGCTACGGTCCGCTGCTCGACGTCTTCGTGCTCGACATGCGCACCTACCGGAACGCCAACTCCCCCGGCACCCAGGCCGAGGACCCCATCGGCATCCTCGGCCCCGAGCAGCTGGCCTGGATCAAGCGCGAGCTGTCCCGCTCCCGCGCCACCTGGAAGGTCATCGCCGCCGACATGCCGCTGGGCATCGTCGTCCCGGACGGGGCCGCGAACTTCGAAGCCGTCGCCCAGGGCGACCCGGGTGCACCCCTGGGCCGCGAGCTGCAGATCGCCGAACTCCTGCGGCACATCAAGCACCAGCGCATCACGGGCACCCTGTGGGTCACGGCCGACGTCCACTACACCGCCGCGAACCACTACGCGCCCGAGCGCGCGGCCTTCACCGACTTCGCACCGTTCTGGGAGTTCGTGTCCGGGCCGATCGGCGCCGGCGGCTTCCCTGCAGGGCGGCTCGACGCCACCTTCGGCCCGGAGACGGCCTTCGTGCAGTCGGCCCCCTTCGCCAACATGTCACCGTCCGAGAACCCTCCCTACTACGGCGAGGTCGACATCGACGGCGACAGCGGGGAACTCACCGTCCGGCTGCGCCGTCAGGGAGGTGACGTGCTCTTCACCCGGACGCTCCAGCCCGGGCGCGTCGGCCAGTGA
- a CDS encoding rhodanese-like domain-containing protein, translating to MTTTQTHTNQPGSATPATPAAPAAAAAINPVLRVPPAAPAAAAAYFAASLAFHADVSDVAAAFKAHREQGAELGFQLVDSRSTPSWDQAHVPGAVHLPTALIPEQAERLLDRNIPVVTYCWGPGCNGGTRSALALAELGFHVKEMLGGIEYWIREGFEVETWQGSQQRAEADPLTAPTDSDDCGC from the coding sequence ATGACGACGACGCAGACACACACGAACCAGCCGGGCTCCGCCACTCCTGCCACCCCCGCCGCTCCTGCCGCAGCCGCCGCCATCAACCCGGTGCTCCGGGTGCCTCCGGCCGCCCCGGCCGCGGCCGCCGCGTACTTCGCCGCGAGCCTGGCCTTCCACGCGGACGTGTCGGACGTCGCCGCCGCCTTCAAGGCCCACCGCGAACAGGGCGCCGAGCTCGGCTTCCAGCTGGTCGACTCCCGTTCCACCCCGTCCTGGGACCAGGCCCATGTGCCCGGCGCCGTCCACCTGCCCACCGCGCTCATCCCCGAGCAGGCCGAGCGGCTCCTGGACAGGAACATCCCCGTGGTGACCTACTGCTGGGGCCCGGGCTGCAACGGAGGCACCCGCTCCGCCCTCGCCCTGGCCGAACTCGGCTTCCACGTCAAGGAGATGCTCGGCGGCATCGAGTACTGGATCCGCGAGGGCTTCGAGGTGGAGACCTGGCAGGGCAGCCAGCAGCGGGCCGAGGCCGACCCGCTGACCGCGCCGACGGACTCGGACGACTGCGGCTGCTGA
- a CDS encoding alpha/beta fold hydrolase yields MTATVSFTIDSPLGPSPTTVAYERKGAGEPLLLLHGIGHHLQAWHPVIDILAAEHDVIAVDLPGFGASEPLPQGVPYSLGTVAPALGALCAALGVERPHVAGNSLGGLLALEMGRSNLVRSVTALSPAGFWTEAERRYAFATLLAMRAGAKALPLPAVRRLARTAAGRAALTGTIYARPSRRPAEAVVAETLALRDATGFEDTLAAGGSVRFTDDVPGLPVTIAWGTRDRLLLRRQGVRAKHTVPGARLVRLPGCGHVPMNDDPALVSRVVLDTARSVRLLAA; encoded by the coding sequence CACGATCGATTCGCCGCTCGGCCCCAGCCCCACCACCGTCGCCTACGAGCGCAAAGGTGCCGGCGAACCGCTTCTCCTGCTGCACGGCATAGGCCATCACCTCCAGGCCTGGCACCCGGTGATCGACATCCTGGCCGCCGAGCACGACGTGATCGCCGTCGACCTGCCCGGCTTCGGCGCCTCGGAGCCCCTGCCCCAGGGCGTTCCGTACTCCCTGGGAACCGTGGCTCCGGCCCTCGGGGCGCTCTGCGCGGCCCTCGGCGTGGAGCGCCCGCACGTGGCCGGCAATTCGCTCGGCGGTCTGCTCGCCCTCGAAATGGGCCGGAGCAACCTCGTCCGCTCCGTCACCGCCCTCTCCCCCGCCGGGTTCTGGACCGAGGCCGAGCGCCGCTACGCCTTCGCCACCCTCCTCGCGATGCGCGCCGGCGCCAAGGCACTGCCCCTGCCCGCCGTGCGACGCCTCGCGCGCACCGCCGCCGGCCGCGCCGCGCTCACCGGCACCATCTACGCCCGCCCCTCCCGCCGCCCGGCCGAGGCGGTCGTCGCCGAGACCCTCGCCCTGCGCGACGCCACCGGATTCGAGGACACGCTGGCCGCGGGCGGCTCCGTACGGTTCACCGACGACGTGCCCGGCCTGCCGGTCACCATCGCCTGGGGCACGCGCGACCGGCTGCTGCTGCGCCGCCAGGGCGTCCGCGCCAAGCACACCGTCCCCGGCGCCCGCCTGGTCAGGCTCCCCGGCTGCGGACACGTCCCCATGAACGACGATCCGGCCCTCGTGTCCCGGGTGGTGCTGGACACGGCCCGCAGTGTGCGGCTCCTGGCCGCCTGA
- a CDS encoding AAA family ATPase: MRLHRLAVTAFGPFAEPQQIDFDALSGAGIFLLHGPTGAGKTSVLDAVCYALYGSVPGPRQAPGTSLRSDHAAAHTPTEVTLELTAGGRRLEITRRPEQERPKKRGTGTTKDKAQSWLREHTGEGWEPLSRSHQEIGEEIEQLLGMSREQFCQVVLLPQGEFARFLRADEAARGRLLGRLFDTRRFAAVEALLGERRRAAEARVRAGDEKVLHTAQRLAQAAGDSADLRAWPMPGHQPGDPGLAEAVRAWAAVARCAARERLDVAEYALAAVESRHAAARHAAEDARELDRLQRRHAETLRRAVLLAEAAPERDRVRGLLDRARRGALVAPALELRGAASAAHLAAAHAETSARAQLPPTLKEAGVEQLADVEQRLREALGALGAAQRAEQRSAEIGRERADLERESRAAEEQHQESAEWLERWEATRTALQERADAAQQAATLAEQLAGRLEPARMQLNAARRRDELDAEATRAADELLTLREESAAARERWLELKEARLRGIAAELAEALVAGEACTVCGSAEHPAPARPAPGHVDRAAEDAAHAYFERAEQARATAERRLAAAREARAEAAAAAGEATTAELLALTADLSARHAAAHAAAAGLHAAREQLARAEREHAARSADRQGAETRAAARSSRREALDREQAGLEAELALVRDGAPSVAARARTLEDRVRMVSGAAVSLRRAETTAARLKEADDQLADAAFKAGFDTIAAAADAVLPEYERTALQHRLDAWQTEEALLADRRGETGAAEAAALPPAAPDAAEAYAATAAAKLRTAGSAADAARVRCTELDRLSRQAEQELRALGPLREAYDRVARLAGLTAGTSADNERKMRLEAYVLAARLEQVAAAATVRLLRMSGGRYTLVHSDARAGGRGRSGLGLHVVDAWTGSERDTATLSGGETFFASLALALGLADVVTDEAGGMRLDTLFIDEGFGSLDDQALDEVLDVLDSLRERDRSVGIVSHVADLRTRVQAQLEIVKQRGGSVVRHRTAALTD; the protein is encoded by the coding sequence ATGAGGCTGCACCGGCTGGCCGTGACCGCCTTCGGACCGTTCGCCGAGCCCCAGCAGATCGACTTCGACGCCCTGTCCGGCGCCGGCATCTTCCTCCTCCACGGACCCACCGGTGCGGGGAAGACCTCCGTGCTCGACGCCGTCTGCTACGCGCTCTACGGTTCCGTGCCCGGCCCCCGTCAGGCCCCCGGCACCAGCCTGCGCAGCGACCACGCCGCCGCGCACACCCCGACCGAGGTCACCCTCGAACTCACCGCGGGCGGCCGCCGCCTGGAGATCACCCGGCGGCCCGAACAGGAGCGCCCCAAGAAGCGCGGCACGGGCACCACCAAGGACAAGGCCCAGAGCTGGCTGCGCGAGCACACCGGCGAGGGCTGGGAGCCGCTCAGCCGCTCGCACCAGGAGATCGGCGAGGAGATCGAGCAGCTGCTCGGCATGAGCCGCGAGCAGTTCTGCCAGGTCGTACTGCTGCCCCAGGGGGAGTTCGCACGCTTCCTGCGCGCCGACGAGGCGGCCCGCGGCCGGCTGCTCGGCCGGCTCTTCGACACCCGCCGCTTCGCCGCCGTCGAGGCCCTGCTCGGCGAGCGCCGCCGGGCCGCCGAGGCCAGGGTCCGGGCCGGCGACGAGAAGGTGCTCCACACCGCCCAGCGACTGGCCCAGGCCGCCGGGGACAGCGCCGACCTGCGGGCCTGGCCCATGCCCGGACACCAGCCCGGCGACCCCGGCCTCGCCGAGGCCGTCCGGGCCTGGGCGGCCGTCGCCCGGTGCGCGGCCCGCGAGCGCCTCGACGTCGCCGAGTACGCACTGGCCGCCGTCGAGAGCCGGCACGCCGCCGCCCGGCACGCCGCCGAGGACGCGCGGGAGCTCGACCGGCTGCAACGCCGGCACGCCGAGACCCTGCGCCGGGCCGTCCTGCTCGCCGAGGCCGCGCCCGAGCGGGACCGGGTGCGCGGGCTGCTGGACCGGGCCCGGCGCGGCGCCCTGGTGGCCCCCGCCCTGGAACTGCGCGGCGCCGCCTCCGCCGCGCACCTCGCCGCCGCGCACGCCGAGACCTCCGCCCGGGCGCAGCTCCCGCCCACACTGAAGGAGGCGGGCGTCGAACAGCTGGCCGACGTCGAGCAGCGGCTGCGCGAGGCCCTCGGCGCGCTCGGCGCGGCCCAGCGGGCGGAACAGCGCAGCGCCGAGATCGGCCGTGAACGCGCCGACCTGGAAAGGGAGTCCCGGGCCGCCGAGGAGCAGCACCAGGAGTCCGCCGAGTGGCTGGAGCGCTGGGAGGCGACCCGGACGGCGCTGCAGGAGCGTGCGGACGCCGCCCAGCAGGCCGCCACCCTGGCCGAGCAGCTCGCCGGCCGGCTGGAACCCGCCCGCATGCAGCTGAACGCCGCGCGCCGTCGGGACGAGCTCGACGCCGAAGCGACGCGCGCCGCGGACGAACTGCTCACCCTGCGCGAGGAGTCGGCCGCCGCCCGGGAGCGCTGGCTGGAGCTCAAGGAGGCCCGCCTGCGCGGGATCGCCGCCGAGCTCGCCGAAGCACTCGTGGCCGGAGAGGCCTGCACCGTGTGCGGGTCCGCGGAACACCCGGCTCCGGCCCGTCCGGCCCCCGGCCACGTGGACCGCGCCGCCGAGGACGCGGCCCACGCGTACTTCGAACGGGCCGAGCAGGCCCGGGCCACCGCCGAACGCCGGCTCGCCGCCGCACGGGAGGCACGCGCCGAAGCCGCGGCCGCCGCCGGGGAGGCCACCACCGCCGAACTCCTGGCCCTGACCGCCGACCTGAGCGCCCGCCATGCCGCCGCCCACGCCGCGGCCGCCGGCCTGCACGCCGCCCGTGAGCAGCTGGCCCGCGCCGAGCGGGAGCACGCCGCGCGCAGCGCCGACCGGCAGGGCGCCGAGACCCGGGCCGCCGCCCGGTCCTCCCGGCGCGAGGCCCTGGACCGCGAACAGGCCGGACTGGAGGCCGAACTCGCCCTCGTACGGGACGGCGCGCCCAGCGTCGCGGCCCGCGCCCGCACCCTGGAGGACCGGGTCCGGATGGTCTCCGGCGCGGCCGTCTCGCTGCGCCGGGCCGAGACCACCGCGGCCCGGCTGAAGGAGGCCGACGACCAGCTCGCCGACGCCGCGTTCAAGGCGGGCTTCGACACCATCGCGGCCGCCGCCGACGCGGTGCTCCCCGAGTACGAACGCACCGCGCTCCAACACCGGCTGGACGCCTGGCAGACGGAAGAGGCCCTGCTGGCGGACCGCCGTGGCGAGACCGGCGCCGCCGAAGCGGCAGCCCTGCCCCCGGCCGCACCGGACGCGGCCGAGGCGTACGCGGCCACGGCCGCGGCGAAGCTTCGTACGGCGGGGTCGGCGGCCGACGCGGCCCGGGTGCGCTGCACGGAGCTCGACCGGCTCTCCCGGCAGGCCGAGCAGGAACTGCGCGCCCTCGGGCCGCTGCGGGAGGCCTACGACCGGGTCGCCCGGCTGGCCGGACTCACCGCCGGCACCTCCGCCGACAACGAGCGCAAGATGCGCCTGGAGGCCTACGTCCTGGCCGCCCGCCTGGAGCAGGTGGCCGCCGCCGCGACGGTACGGCTGCTGCGCATGTCCGGCGGCCGCTACACCCTGGTCCACTCCGACGCGCGAGCGGGCGGACGGGGGCGCTCCGGCCTCGGCCTGCACGTGGTCGACGCGTGGACCGGCAGCGAGCGGGACACCGCCACCCTGTCCGGCGGCGAGACCTTCTTCGCCTCGCTCGCCCTGGCACTGGGCCTCGCGGACGTGGTCACCGACGAGGCGGGCGGGATGCGCCTCGACACCCTCTTCATCGACGAGGGCTTCGGCAGCCTCGACGACCAGGCGCTGGACGAGGTGCTCGACGTCCTGGACTCGCTGCGCGAGCGGGACCGGAGCGTCGGCATCGTCAGCCACGTCGCCGATCTGCGGACCCGGGTCCAGGCCCAGCTGGAGATCGTCAAGCAGCGCGGCGGCTCCGTGGTGCGCCACCGGACGGCGGCGCTCACGGACTGA
- a CDS encoding Lrp/AsnC family transcriptional regulator encodes MTDYSPDATDWRILEALQRDGRASFTELARAVSMSASAVTERVRRLEETGIITGYTAVVDPERLGKSILALVRLRYPHGNYKPFHDLLEVTPEILEAHHVTGDDCFVLKVATRSMPHLEEVTGRIAGLGSVTTSVVYSSPLPRRPLSP; translated from the coding sequence ATGACCGACTATTCCCCCGACGCCACGGACTGGCGCATCCTCGAAGCCCTGCAACGCGACGGCCGCGCCAGTTTCACCGAGCTCGCCCGGGCCGTGTCCATGTCCGCGAGCGCCGTCACCGAGCGGGTCCGCCGGCTGGAGGAGACCGGCATCATCACCGGCTACACGGCGGTGGTGGACCCGGAGCGGCTCGGCAAGTCGATCCTCGCCCTGGTCCGGCTGCGCTACCCGCACGGCAACTACAAGCCCTTCCACGACCTCCTGGAGGTCACCCCGGAGATCCTGGAAGCCCACCACGTCACGGGCGACGACTGCTTCGTCCTCAAGGTCGCGACCCGCTCGATGCCGCACCTGGAGGAGGTCACGGGCCGGATCGCGGGGCTCGGTTCGGTGACGACGAGCGTCGTCTACTCCTCTCCGCTGCCCCGCAGGCCGCTCAGTCCGTGA